In one window of Nodosilinea sp. PGN35 DNA:
- a CDS encoding DUF2854 domain-containing protein: protein MGRINLSLVLLAVGGVLTIVGFIAYFQDNSTLNLVGFFYGIPVLLGGLALRAAELEPAPYTQPTSPAVLKLREEQATPTQNQVRQDITRYRYGQEAHLDVALQKLGLSPSGQECPELSGLYETEIDGSYALVLEFDSATVPFSTWVEKKAKIESFFGPSVRAELSQPAEDRVNLALVTLLEPAAAPVEA, encoded by the coding sequence ATGGGGCGAATCAACCTGAGTCTGGTGCTGCTGGCGGTGGGCGGGGTGCTCACCATTGTTGGGTTTATTGCCTACTTCCAAGACAACTCCACCCTCAACCTGGTCGGGTTCTTCTACGGTATTCCGGTGCTGCTGGGCGGGTTGGCGCTGCGGGCCGCAGAGCTAGAGCCTGCCCCCTACACCCAGCCGACCTCCCCAGCGGTGCTCAAGCTGCGCGAAGAGCAGGCTACCCCCACCCAAAACCAGGTGCGCCAAGACATCACCCGCTACCGCTACGGCCAAGAGGCCCATCTCGACGTGGCCCTGCAAAAGCTGGGGCTGAGTCCTTCGGGGCAAGAGTGCCCTGAGCTGAGCGGCCTGTACGAAACCGAGATCGACGGCAGCTACGCACTGGTGCTAGAGTTCGACTCGGCCACGGTGCCCTTTTCTACCTGGGTAGAGAAAAAGGCCAAAATCGAATCTTTTTTTGGCCCCAGCGTGCGGGCCGAACTCAGCCAGCCCGCTGAAGACCGGGTGAATCTGGCGTTGGTCACCCTGCTGGAGCCTGCGGCTGCCCCAGTTGAGGCCTAA
- a CDS encoding DUF3598 family protein: MTSATSTQWARLLKNQGTWVGSFTQLSPAGEILQDTPSEVALIPLNEGNTMRQEIRKYPPGQPPSVTVLEYSSLGRGVLFCETGAFSQGSIQRSPVSEFGAELGLIHGGERLRIAQIFPRQPTLGSLTLIRERLAGAIATARPALTVEQLLGTWVGEAETVFPDLQRPQTLTTRLEIQPVGAGGVEQTMTFGTIPVIQSQGRLTGSALRFEHGGQPVTVLLLPDGASATFPTEIRSGQPLFLEAGWLITPTLRQRLMRTYDDRGTWVSLTLVTEQKTSS; the protein is encoded by the coding sequence ATGACCTCGGCTACTTCGACTCAGTGGGCGCGTCTGCTCAAAAACCAGGGCACCTGGGTGGGCTCCTTTACCCAGCTGTCGCCAGCGGGAGAGATTCTGCAAGACACGCCCTCGGAGGTGGCGCTGATCCCGCTCAACGAGGGCAACACCATGCGCCAGGAGATTCGCAAGTATCCTCCCGGTCAGCCCCCCAGCGTGACAGTGCTGGAGTACAGCTCCCTGGGGCGGGGCGTGCTGTTTTGCGAGACCGGGGCCTTTTCTCAGGGGTCAATTCAGCGCAGCCCGGTAAGCGAATTTGGGGCTGAGCTGGGGTTGATCCACGGCGGCGAGCGGTTGCGGATTGCCCAGATTTTTCCCCGACAGCCCACCCTGGGCAGCCTCACCCTCATCCGCGAGCGCTTAGCCGGAGCGATCGCCACCGCCCGTCCGGCCCTGACGGTGGAGCAGCTGCTCGGCACCTGGGTAGGGGAGGCAGAGACGGTGTTTCCCGATCTACAGCGTCCGCAGACGCTGACTACGCGGCTAGAGATTCAGCCGGTCGGGGCCGGGGGGGTGGAGCAGACTATGACCTTTGGCACCATTCCTGTGATTCAATCCCAGGGGCGGCTGACGGGCTCTGCTCTGCGGTTTGAGCACGGTGGCCAGCCGGTCACCGTGCTGCTGCTGCCCGATGGGGCATCGGCCACCTTTCCCACCGAGATTCGCTCGGGGCAGCCGCTGTTTTTGGAGGCGGGCTGGTTGATTACGCCGACCCTGCGGCAGCGGCTAATGCGCACCTACGACGACCGGGGCACCTGGGTGAGTCTAACCCTGGTGACAGAGCAAAAAACCAGCAGTTGA
- a CDS encoding hybrid sensor histidine kinase/response regulator, which translates to MKFLNQAHWNPPWVAEAEAERMGEALEILLVDDDAVDRMAICRALDRADLAVQVTEVTSAEQAIASLNSQTYDCVFLDYRLPEQDGLSLIRQWRAEGVTIPLVVLTGQGDEQIAVDLMKAGASDYLIKTRVSPDRLALLLRNALRMYEAEQREARALAQLQQTNKLLTQQNEELERQRRYIEDQNLKLLEAYRVKSEFLATMSHELRTPLNAILGFSQILDSQSKGPLTSHQAEMIKRIFTNGKNLLNLVNDILDLSKLEAQRLTLMLTQVNLHRLVQATLSDLRSLADGKALTLESTLQLDDPIVVNDEHRLRQVLTNLVSNAIKFTDRGQVQVTLAEAAPDHICLTVADTGIGITEAQLPHIFEAFHQVDQTIRRQRPGTGLGLAIVHSLVSIMDGTIAVSSEPGRGTTFVVTLPRQIPPSPLPETSGTPGPESLPSQG; encoded by the coding sequence GTGAAATTCCTTAATCAAGCCCACTGGAATCCGCCGTGGGTAGCAGAAGCGGAGGCCGAGCGGATGGGTGAAGCGCTGGAGATTCTGTTGGTAGATGACGATGCCGTAGACCGGATGGCCATCTGCCGCGCTCTCGATCGCGCCGATCTAGCCGTGCAGGTGACGGAGGTGACCAGTGCGGAGCAGGCGATCGCCAGCCTCAACAGCCAGACCTACGACTGCGTTTTCTTAGACTACCGGCTCCCCGAGCAGGACGGCCTGTCGCTGATTCGCCAGTGGCGCGCCGAGGGGGTGACGATTCCCCTGGTGGTGCTGACCGGTCAGGGCGACGAGCAGATCGCCGTTGACCTGATGAAGGCGGGGGCGAGCGACTATTTGATCAAAACCCGCGTCTCCCCCGACCGCCTGGCGCTGCTGCTGCGCAACGCCCTGCGGATGTACGAAGCGGAGCAGCGCGAGGCCAGGGCCCTGGCCCAGCTTCAGCAGACCAACAAGCTGCTCACCCAGCAGAACGAAGAGCTGGAGCGCCAGCGACGCTACATCGAAGATCAAAATCTGAAGCTGCTGGAGGCCTACCGGGTCAAGTCTGAGTTTTTGGCTACCATGTCCCACGAGCTGCGCACGCCGCTCAACGCTATTTTGGGTTTTTCTCAAATTCTCGACAGCCAGTCGAAGGGGCCGTTGACCTCCCACCAGGCAGAAATGATCAAGCGCATTTTCACCAACGGCAAGAATCTGCTCAACCTGGTGAACGATATTCTCGACCTGTCGAAGCTGGAGGCGCAGCGGCTGACGCTGATGCTGACCCAGGTCAATCTCCACCGCCTGGTGCAGGCGACGCTGTCCGATCTGCGATCGCTGGCCGACGGCAAAGCGCTGACCCTCGAAAGCACGCTTCAGCTCGATGACCCCATAGTGGTCAACGACGAGCACCGTCTGCGTCAGGTGCTCACCAACCTCGTCTCTAACGCCATCAAGTTTACCGATCGCGGTCAGGTGCAGGTCACCCTTGCCGAGGCTGCCCCCGATCACATTTGTCTCACGGTGGCCGACACCGGCATTGGTATTACCGAAGCGCAGCTGCCCCACATTTTTGAAGCCTTTCACCAGGTTGACCAGACCATTCGCCGCCAGCGCCCCGGCACTGGGCTGGGGTTGGCCATTGTGCACTCGCTGGTATCCATCATGGACGGCACCATTGCCGTCAGCAGCGAACCGGGCCGGGGCACCACGTTTGTTGTCACCCTGCCGCGACAAATTCCGCCGTCGCCGCTGCCAGAGACCTCAGGCACCCCAGGCCCCGAAAGTCTGCCAAGCCAGGGGTGA
- the psb28 gene encoding photosystem II reaction center protein Psb28, with protein MAEIQFARGVAEPVIPDVRLTRAKDGSDGTATFYFDHPQALSQQEGVEITGMYLVDEEGEMVSREVNGKFVNGEPAGIEATYIMKSEAEWDRFMRFMNRYAEQNGLGFTKS; from the coding sequence ATGGCCGAGATTCAATTTGCCCGTGGCGTTGCAGAACCCGTTATCCCCGACGTGCGGCTCACCCGCGCTAAGGACGGCTCCGACGGTACGGCTACTTTCTACTTCGATCATCCCCAGGCGCTCTCCCAGCAGGAGGGCGTTGAAATCACCGGCATGTACCTGGTGGATGAAGAGGGTGAGATGGTGAGCCGCGAGGTCAACGGCAAATTTGTCAACGGCGAACCGGCGGGCATTGAGGCCACCTACATCATGAAAAGCGAAGCCGAGTGGGATCGCTTCATGCGGTTTATGAACCGCTACGCCGAGCAGAACGGTCTGGGCTTTACCAAGAGCTAG
- a CDS encoding DUF3326 domain-containing protein: MNANLSSRPYTAVLVVPTGIGAAVGGYAGDALPVARAIASVVDTLITHPNVMNGAQLYWPLPNACYVEGYGLDQFAAGRWGLRPVHRNRIGLVLDGAIENDLRWRHLQAADAARATLGLDLTDYVVTDAPLGVELRRADSGATWGTIGQPDSLLRAAEQAIAAGATAIAVVARFPDDIEAEALQDYRQGQGVDPLAGAEAVISHLVVRTLRVPCAHAPALGPLPLDPSISPKSAAEELGHTFLPCVLAGLSRAPGFVVDPGLRPGLRQANPVLWADQVDAIVVPASACGGSALLSLGGRSLAIAVEANTTALAVSPEALGVPAVRVASYLEAVGLLAAHRAGVAPQALTAQVRQIKALTPSGVLPLGG, translated from the coding sequence ATGAATGCCAATCTGAGTAGTCGCCCCTACACGGCGGTGCTGGTGGTACCTACCGGTATTGGGGCGGCGGTGGGGGGCTACGCCGGGGACGCGCTGCCGGTGGCGCGGGCGATCGCCTCGGTGGTCGATACGCTCATTACCCACCCCAACGTGATGAATGGGGCACAGCTCTACTGGCCGCTGCCCAACGCCTGCTACGTCGAGGGCTACGGGCTAGACCAGTTTGCCGCCGGGCGCTGGGGCCTGCGACCGGTACACCGCAACCGCATTGGCCTGGTGCTGGATGGGGCGATCGAAAACGACCTGCGCTGGCGGCACCTGCAAGCGGCGGATGCCGCTCGGGCCACCCTGGGCTTAGATTTGACCGACTACGTGGTGACGGATGCCCCCCTGGGGGTGGAGCTGCGCAGGGCGGACTCGGGGGCGACCTGGGGCACGATTGGGCAGCCCGACAGTTTGCTGCGGGCGGCGGAGCAAGCGATCGCCGCTGGGGCCACGGCGATCGCCGTGGTGGCCCGCTTTCCCGACGATATCGAGGCTGAGGCCCTGCAAGACTATCGCCAGGGCCAGGGGGTCGATCCGCTGGCGGGGGCCGAGGCGGTGATCAGTCACCTGGTGGTGCGTACCCTACGGGTGCCCTGCGCCCACGCCCCGGCTCTGGGCCCGCTGCCCCTAGACCCGTCGATTTCACCCAAGTCTGCCGCCGAAGAACTGGGCCACACCTTTTTGCCCTGCGTGCTGGCGGGGTTGAGTCGGGCACCGGGTTTTGTCGTCGATCCAGGGCTGAGGCCAGGGCTGAGACAAGCTAACCCTGTCCTCTGGGCCGACCAGGTAGATGCCATTGTGGTACCGGCCAGCGCCTGCGGCGGCAGCGCGCTGCTGAGTCTGGGGGGGCGATCGCTGGCGATCGCCGTGGAGGCCAACACCACCGCTCTGGCGGTCAGCCCCGAGGCCCTGGGGGTACCGGCTGTGCGGGTGGCCTCTTACCTAGAGGCGGTGGGGCTGCTGGCCGCCCATCGAGCGGGGGTTGCCCCCCAGGCGCTGACGGCCCAGGTGCGGCAGATCAAGGCGCTGACGCCCTCAGGGGTTCTTCCTTTGGGCGGATAG
- a CDS encoding 2Fe-2S iron-sulfur cluster-binding protein, with amino-acid sequence MATSYSVEIHHQGTTQTITVPDDQTILAAAHAVGLDLPTSCGAGVCTTCAALVLEGEVEQSDGMGVSPELQSEGYALLCVAYPRSDIKLETEKEDIVYQKQFGQG; translated from the coding sequence ATGGCCACCAGCTACTCCGTCGAAATTCACCATCAGGGCACGACTCAGACCATTACCGTTCCCGACGATCAGACTATTCTGGCGGCGGCCCATGCGGTGGGTCTAGATCTACCCACCTCCTGCGGGGCGGGGGTGTGCACCACCTGTGCTGCCCTGGTGCTAGAGGGGGAGGTGGAGCAGAGCGACGGCATGGGGGTGAGCCCTGAGCTTCAGTCTGAGGGGTACGCGCTGCTGTGCGTGGCCTACCCGCGCTCAGACATCAAGCTCGAAACTGAAAAGGAAGACATCGTCTACCAAAAACAGTTCGGCCAGGGCTAG
- a CDS encoding molybdenum cofactor biosynthesis protein B has translation MAHPPALGRPVRCAVITVSDTRTVESDLSGQIIQTLLGEAGHRVSDYRIVPDEPGEIRPLCQSLAAQADAIILSGGTGIAPRDTTYDAIAALLEKTLPGFGEIFRQLSFQQIGSRAVASRAVAGVYQSTLLFSLPGSSKAVTLAMEALILPELPHLVSLLQG, from the coding sequence ATGGCCCATCCCCCGGCATTAGGCAGACCGGTGCGCTGCGCGGTGATCACCGTGAGCGACACCCGCACCGTCGAGAGCGACCTGAGCGGGCAGATCATTCAGACCCTGCTGGGCGAAGCGGGTCACCGGGTGAGCGACTACCGCATTGTGCCCGACGAGCCGGGGGAGATTCGCCCGCTGTGCCAGAGCCTGGCCGCCCAGGCAGACGCCATTATTCTCAGCGGGGGCACGGGCATTGCCCCCCGCGACACCACCTACGATGCGATCGCCGCCCTGCTGGAAAAAACCCTGCCGGGGTTTGGCGAAATCTTTCGCCAGCTCAGCTTTCAGCAGATCGGCTCCCGCGCCGTGGCCTCGCGCGCCGTGGCCGGAGTCTACCAATCGACTCTACTTTTCTCGCTGCCGGGGTCGAGCAAAGCGGTCACCCTGGCCATGGAAGCGCTGATTTTGCCGGAGCTGCCCCACCTGGTTAGCCTACTACAGGGCTGA
- a CDS encoding CAP domain-containing protein, which translates to MKIGATGLALAVLSTVAIAAAPAQASAVRIGNGNVGNGSAYELWRMDQGRSFQLKIWRNGSRSPSAPTCTYSFASNRDAMAFWRDVARQSGCPGQSASVTSSTTASSSTASSRSAVATAQRQPSTALPAIVTVPGTAAGSTAPSDCRALDQERAAVERLNWLRQNPAAAGRQLGLNLSNVRAQPALRVNPVLTQVARSRSEDMGARGYFSHVDPEGIGPNLKVSQAGYPLPSSFLRDRSSNFVESLIAGRATGQQAIDDLIVDAGINPPGHRIHLLAMDDFFQRHTEVGVGFACVPGSPYRYYVTVLTAYPER; encoded by the coding sequence ATGAAAATTGGAGCCACTGGCCTTGCCCTTGCCGTGCTGTCAACGGTGGCGATCGCCGCTGCCCCCGCCCAGGCCTCTGCTGTACGCATCGGCAACGGCAATGTGGGCAACGGCTCGGCCTACGAGCTGTGGCGCATGGATCAAGGCCGAAGCTTCCAGCTCAAAATTTGGCGCAACGGCAGCCGCAGCCCCAGCGCACCAACCTGCACCTACAGCTTTGCATCCAATCGCGATGCCATGGCCTTCTGGCGAGACGTTGCTCGGCAGTCGGGGTGTCCTGGTCAAAGTGCTTCAGTCACCTCATCCACAACGGCGTCTAGCTCTACAGCCTCCTCCCGTTCTGCGGTGGCCACAGCCCAGAGGCAGCCGAGCACCGCTCTCCCGGCAATCGTCACGGTGCCTGGCACCGCCGCCGGCAGCACAGCGCCGTCAGATTGCAGAGCCCTAGACCAAGAGCGCGCCGCCGTTGAGCGGCTGAACTGGCTCAGGCAAAACCCCGCCGCCGCCGGACGGCAGCTGGGCTTAAACCTGAGCAACGTGCGGGCTCAGCCTGCCCTGAGGGTAAACCCTGTGCTCACTCAGGTGGCCCGGTCACGCTCAGAGGATATGGGGGCGCGGGGGTACTTTAGCCACGTTGACCCCGAAGGCATCGGCCCCAACCTCAAGGTGTCCCAGGCGGGTTACCCGTTGCCCAGCAGCTTTCTGCGCGATCGCAGCAGCAACTTTGTTGAGTCTCTGATTGCCGGTCGGGCCACGGGTCAACAGGCGATCGACGATCTGATTGTCGATGCTGGCATCAACCCGCCCGGCCACCGCATTCACCTGCTGGCGATGGACGATTTTTTTCAGCGGCACACCGAGGTCGGCGTTGGGTTCGCCTGTGTGCCCGGTAGCCCCTACCGCTACTACGTCACCGTGCTGACCGCCTATCCGGAGCGCTAG
- a CDS encoding response regulator yields MEKRTVNVLLVEDDEVDVMNVQRAFKRNRIDNPLYIANNGLDALSMLRGEDDAPSSMPEHRRLVLLDINMPKMNGLEFLQELRQDESLKSTPVVVLTTSDADQDRLEAYRLNVAGYILKPVTFATFTRVMEALNQYWALCEIP; encoded by the coding sequence ATGGAAAAGCGGACTGTCAACGTTCTACTGGTCGAGGACGACGAGGTAGATGTCATGAACGTTCAGCGGGCCTTTAAGCGCAACCGCATCGACAATCCCCTGTACATCGCCAACAACGGCCTGGATGCCCTCAGCATGCTGCGCGGCGAGGACGATGCGCCGTCGTCAATGCCAGAGCATCGGCGACTGGTGCTGCTTGACATCAACATGCCCAAGATGAATGGCCTAGAATTTCTCCAGGAGCTGCGCCAGGATGAATCGCTGAAATCGACGCCAGTGGTCGTATTAACTACCTCCGACGCCGACCAGGATCGCCTCGAAGCCTACCGGTTGAATGTGGCAGGCTATATTCTAAAGCCAGTTACCTTTGCTACCTTCACTCGGGTAATGGAGGCCCTCAATCAGTACTGGGCGCTGTGTGAAATTCCTTAA
- a CDS encoding nucleoside triphosphate pyrophosphatase: protein MSTSPRPQFVLASASKARRVLLVGAGIHPFVYPSNFDEDRVSITDPPTYVATLARCKAETVAPQFPSALVMGCDSVMAFGGQIYGKPADKSDAIARWQAMRGQMGEIHTGHALIAPGGRTLVRSAVTQVYFANIDDATIAAYVNTGEPLNCAGAFSSDGKGALMIERIEGCHSNVIGLSLPLLRSMLEELGYRATEFW from the coding sequence ATGTCTACTTCTCCTCGACCCCAGTTTGTGCTCGCGTCGGCCTCCAAGGCCCGCCGCGTTTTGCTAGTGGGGGCAGGCATTCACCCCTTCGTGTACCCCAGCAACTTTGATGAAGACCGGGTGAGCATCACCGATCCGCCCACCTATGTGGCGACGCTGGCCCGCTGCAAAGCGGAGACGGTTGCCCCCCAGTTTCCCAGCGCCCTGGTGATGGGCTGCGACTCGGTGATGGCCTTTGGCGGCCAGATCTACGGCAAACCGGCGGATAAGAGCGATGCGATCGCCCGTTGGCAGGCCATGCGGGGGCAGATGGGCGAAATTCACACGGGCCATGCCCTGATTGCCCCCGGCGGGCGCACCCTGGTGCGTAGCGCCGTTACCCAGGTCTACTTTGCCAACATTGACGACGCGACCATTGCCGCCTACGTCAACACGGGCGAACCCCTAAACTGCGCCGGGGCTTTTTCTAGCGACGGCAAAGGGGCGCTGATGATCGAGAGAATCGAGGGCTGCCACAGCAACGTCATTGGGCTGAGTCTACCGCTGCTGCGCTCTATGCTTGAGGAACTTGGCTACCGAGCGACAGAGTTCTGGTAG
- the purD gene encoding phosphoribosylamine--glycine ligase: MKALVVGGGGREHTLAWSLLRSPKITEVVCVPGNGGTATLPHCRNLAMAPTDFEGIARFALVNNLELVVVGPEQPLAEGITDYLQGQGLKVFGPGQAGAQIEASKAWAKALMVEAGIPTAKAAVFEEPEAALAYLEQQGAPIVVKADGLAAGKGVTVARTLEEAVQAVKDAFSGKFGAAGNQVVIEEFMIGQEASVLAITDGQTIRPLVPAQDHKAIGEGDTGPNTGGMGAYAPTPVVTPEIMARVQAEVLEPAIATLRRRGIDYRGILYAGLMITPEGEPKVVEFNCRLGDPETQAVLPLLETPLEEVMLACIEGRLDTLELQWKQAAAACVVVAAEGYPDKYPKGMEIVGFEEAAATGALVFHAGTRRRGNSIVADGGRVLGVTGLGDTFEAAIANAYEAIDKICFENMYYRRDIGYRVKAN, translated from the coding sequence GTGAAAGCTCTTGTGGTCGGCGGTGGTGGCCGTGAACATACCCTGGCCTGGTCGCTGCTGCGATCGCCCAAAATTACTGAGGTGGTCTGCGTGCCGGGCAACGGCGGCACCGCCACTCTGCCCCACTGCCGCAACCTGGCCATGGCCCCCACCGATTTCGAGGGCATTGCTCGCTTTGCCCTGGTCAACAACCTGGAGCTGGTGGTGGTCGGCCCGGAGCAACCCCTGGCCGAGGGTATTACCGACTACCTGCAAGGGCAGGGGCTCAAGGTATTTGGCCCCGGCCAGGCCGGGGCCCAGATCGAAGCCAGCAAGGCCTGGGCTAAGGCGCTGATGGTAGAGGCGGGCATTCCCACGGCCAAAGCCGCTGTATTTGAGGAACCAGAGGCCGCCCTGGCCTACCTGGAGCAGCAGGGTGCCCCCATCGTAGTCAAGGCCGACGGGCTGGCGGCGGGCAAGGGCGTCACCGTGGCTCGCACCTTAGAGGAGGCCGTGCAGGCCGTTAAAGATGCCTTTAGCGGCAAGTTTGGGGCCGCAGGCAACCAGGTGGTGATCGAAGAGTTCATGATTGGCCAGGAGGCATCGGTGCTGGCCATTACCGACGGGCAAACCATTCGCCCCCTGGTGCCCGCCCAGGACCACAAGGCCATTGGCGAGGGCGACACTGGCCCCAATACCGGCGGCATGGGAGCCTATGCCCCCACCCCCGTTGTCACTCCCGAAATTATGGCGCGAGTGCAGGCCGAGGTGCTGGAACCTGCGATCGCCACCCTGCGCCGCCGGGGCATCGACTATCGCGGCATTCTCTACGCCGGGCTGATGATTACCCCCGAGGGCGAACCCAAGGTAGTGGAGTTTAACTGCCGCCTGGGCGACCCCGAGACCCAGGCCGTGCTGCCCCTGCTCGAAACCCCACTGGAAGAGGTAATGCTGGCCTGCATTGAAGGTCGGCTTGACACCCTGGAGCTGCAATGGAAGCAGGCCGCCGCCGCCTGCGTGGTGGTAGCCGCCGAGGGCTACCCCGACAAATATCCCAAGGGGATGGAGATCGTTGGCTTTGAGGAAGCCGCCGCCACCGGGGCGCTGGTGTTTCATGCGGGCACTCGCCGCCGGGGCAACAGCATTGTGGCCGACGGCGGGCGGGTGCTGGGGGTGACGGGGCTAGGGGATACTTTTGAGGCGGCGATCGCCAATGCCTACGAGGCGATCGACAAAATCTGCTTTGAAAATATGTACTACCGCCGCGATATCGGCTACCGGGTCAAGGCCAATTAG
- a CDS encoding class I SAM-dependent methyltransferase: MTGAHPRDREPDNCWIAIRAAFGLRLGTSLRPAIASLLRRLTWVVVLWSLTACGPAALQASTDYQTVSPSPDGIGRVYLGREIAQTMGHEGAGWLDRPSRALQERPQAAIEALGLAPTDVVADIGAGTGYFARRIAPLVPQGRVLAVDIQPEMLALLQTELAARGIENVEPVLGEPDSPNLPPGSVDLALLVDAYHEFAYPREVMEGVVVALKPGGRVVLAEYRAENPLVMIKRLHKMSVAQVRREMAAVGLDWVKTDDRLPEQHLLFFQKSAEQPV, translated from the coding sequence ATGACTGGGGCCCACCCCCGCGATCGGGAGCCAGACAACTGCTGGATCGCAATTCGCGCAGCGTTCGGGCTCCGACTCGGAACGAGTCTCCGTCCCGCAATCGCCTCGCTCCTGCGCCGCCTCACCTGGGTCGTTGTGCTGTGGAGCCTGACCGCCTGCGGCCCGGCGGCGCTCCAGGCCAGTACCGATTATCAGACGGTCTCCCCCAGCCCCGACGGCATTGGCCGGGTTTACCTGGGGCGAGAAATTGCCCAGACCATGGGCCACGAGGGGGCGGGCTGGCTCGATCGCCCCAGTCGGGCGCTACAAGAGCGGCCCCAGGCGGCGATCGAGGCCTTGGGACTGGCTCCCACCGATGTGGTCGCCGATATCGGAGCGGGTACCGGCTATTTTGCCCGCCGCATCGCCCCCCTGGTGCCCCAGGGTAGGGTGCTAGCCGTAGATATTCAGCCTGAAATGCTGGCCCTGCTCCAGACCGAGCTAGCGGCCAGGGGCATTGAGAACGTGGAGCCGGTGCTGGGTGAGCCCGACAGTCCCAATCTGCCGCCGGGCTCCGTTGACCTGGCGCTGCTGGTCGATGCCTACCACGAATTTGCCTATCCCCGCGAGGTGATGGAGGGGGTGGTGGTGGCCCTCAAGCCCGGCGGGCGGGTGGTGCTAGCCGAGTACAGAGCCGAGAACCCCCTGGTCATGATCAAGCGGCTGCACAAAATGAGCGTGGCTCAGGTGCGCCGCGAAATGGCCGCCGTGGGCCTAGATTGGGTTAAGACCGACGATCGCCTGCCCGAGCAGCACCTGCTGTTTTTTCAAAAGTCGGCTGAGCAGCCCGTGTGA
- the psbP gene encoding photosystem II reaction center PsbP, with protein MLKRLTTVLLIVFAVTLQGCVGGGGGLQAYADQYSGYEFMYPTGWVEVNVPGAADVVFHDIIHETENISVVISDVPEGKDLDALGTPTEVGYKLSKSFSALSGDDSSVDLLSAQRINTVDDKTYYILEYLADLPAGPRHNLASAIVRRGKLYTFNASTDEGRWEKVRDLMKQSVASFKVS; from the coding sequence ATGCTGAAGCGGCTGACCACAGTGCTTTTGATTGTTTTTGCTGTCACCCTCCAGGGCTGCGTGGGTGGCGGCGGTGGTCTTCAGGCCTACGCCGACCAATATTCGGGCTACGAGTTTATGTATCCCACCGGCTGGGTTGAGGTCAACGTGCCCGGTGCCGCCGACGTAGTCTTTCACGACATTATCCACGAGACCGAGAACATCAGCGTGGTGATCAGCGACGTTCCTGAGGGCAAAGACCTCGACGCCCTGGGCACCCCCACTGAAGTAGGCTACAAGCTCTCCAAGAGCTTCAGCGCCCTGTCGGGGGATGACAGCAGCGTCGATCTGCTCAGCGCCCAGCGCATCAACACCGTTGACGATAAAACTTACTACATTCTCGAATACCTGGCCGATCTGCCCGCTGGGCCGCGCCACAACCTCGCCAGCGCCATCGTGCGGCGGGGCAAGCTCTACACGTTTAATGCCTCCACCGACGAAGGCCGCTGGGAGAAAGTCCGGGACCTGATGAAACAGTCGGTGGCCTCGTTTAAGGTGTCCTAG
- the acpP gene encoding acyl carrier protein translates to MSAETFEKVKKIVSEQLGVEEADVKPEASFANDLGADSLDTVELVMALEEEFGIEIPDEAAEGIATVQDAVNFIEDKAA, encoded by the coding sequence ATGAGCGCAGAGACTTTTGAAAAGGTCAAAAAGATTGTCAGCGAGCAGCTAGGGGTTGAAGAGGCTGACGTTAAGCCCGAAGCTAGTTTCGCCAACGACCTAGGCGCCGATTCTCTCGATACCGTAGAGCTAGTGATGGCTCTAGAAGAGGAGTTTGGCATTGAAATTCCTGACGAAGCAGCCGAAGGCATTGCCACCGTACAGGATGCCGTTAACTTTATCGAAGACAAGGCCGCCTAG